The Leclercia adecarboxylata region CGGCCGGGTCTTTCAGCTCAGCCCCTTGAGGGCCGAACACCCCCAGGAAGAACGGCGCGTAGGCGCGGCTAAAATCAATCACCTTTTCGCGTTCGGCGTTTTTACCGAGGCTTGAAATCACCAGATCGACTTTGTTGGTTTGCAGATAAGGCACCCGGTTGGCGCTGGTCACCGGCACCAGCTGCAGCTTGAGTTTCATCGCCTTAGCCAGATAGCGGGCCGTATCAATGTCATAGCCCTGGGGCTGAAGGTCGGTCCCTACCGATCCAAACGGCGGGAAATCCTGCGGTACCGCAATGCGGATCACACCGCGTTTTTCAATATCCTGCAGCTGGTCAGCCTGTGCTGCCGAAAGGTGGGTTAACAGGCTGGCAGCCCCAACCAGGGCGATGAGCAATTTTTTCATGAGGGTTCCCCGTTACGTTAGCATGAAACAAAAGATTCTTATGTTTCAGTTTTGCAACTAATGTGCCAAGAAGCATTCAGTCTGACGCACGGGGTACAAGTGGGATTAAACACGGCATTATCAGAGGGAAAAGACTAAAAAAGAGGAAATCCCACCGGCTTTCCCCACTATCTTTTCGCACCAGGAAGAGGCAAGGCACCACGCTGGCGCCCCATTATCGGTGTTCGAGTTCATCCAGCTGCTGGTAAAGCGTGGCGATATCGTGGATCCGCGGTCGGCCTTTATCGAGAATTTCATGCAGGAAAGCGTTCGCCAGCAGGTTGATCAGGCTGTTGACCGAGGCGTAGCTATCGTAAGCCGACACGCTATCCAGCGGGGCGCAAAGCTGCCAGCGCGCGAGCGGAAAGAGGCCATGCGCCTGCGGCTCGCACATCAGCAGGACCGGAATACCTCTGCTCTGCAGCTGCTGCAACAGCGGACGAATAATGCGCGGGCGACGGCGGAAGGCCATTACCACCACCAGATCCTCAGCCGTTAAATCAACCAGCTCTTCACTCAGGCTCTGCCCCGGCTGAGGCAACACCAGCACCTCTCCCCGCGCCTGCAGCAGCTGCTGACGCAGATGCAGCGCCGCAGGCCAGGAGTTGCGCATGCCCACAATAAAGATGCGCCGGGCGGCGACCATAGCCTGAAGCGCACCGGCAAACTGCTGCACGTCCAGGGCATTGACCCACTGGGTCAGATTCGCCATTTCCTGTTTATAGTGTCTTGCCAGCAGCGTGTTGCCCTGCACCGCATCGCGGTTGTCGGTAATGGGCATGCCACTCTGGCGCAGGGTCCGCAGTTCATCCCGCATCTCTTTATATTTTTCATAGCCCAGCCGCTTGAACAGGCGGCTGACCGTCGCTTTAGAGACGCCGCTCAGCTGCGCCAGCTCTGCGCTGTTATAGCTGATGAGATCGTCAAAATGATCGAAAATAAAGTCCGCCACCCGCTGCTCCTGTGGCGATAAAGACGCATACTGCTCTTTCAGGCGTTCATCAAGCTGTTGCATAAGGCCTCTGTAACTTTTGTTTCACTGCACTATAGCGTTAACTCTCTTCATAATGCATGCCAGTTCCGCAAAATGCCCTCGTCCTGCAGCAGGTGAAACTTTAAATTCATAAATGGAACAGCTTTTGCAACCCTTCGCACACAAACGGTTATCAGAGGACACGCCATGCAAAGTCATGTTGCCACCGAAGGGATGGCAGTTACTCCCCATCATCTGGCCAGCCAAAGCGCGCTGGCGATTTTGCGCGAAGGGGGCAGTGCCATTGAGGCAATGGTCGCCGCCGCATCAACCATTGCGGTGGTGTATCCGCACATGAACGGTCTTGGGGGGGATGGTTTCTGGCTGATCGTCCCTCCTGAGGGCGACCCCATCGCCATCGATGCCAGCGGCGCGGCGGGCGCGGGGGCTACCCCGCAGGCCTATGAGGGGCTGGCGCACATTCCCCATCGCGGCCCGCAGGCTGCGCTTACCGTGGCCGGTACCGTCAGCGGCTGGGAAGAAGCACTCTCGATTTCCCACGATCTCTGCCGGAGCAACATGCCCCTGACCCGCCTTCTCAGGGATGCCATCGGCTACGCCACCCTAGGTATTCCGGTCACCGCCTCTCAGGCCAGCGCCACCGCAAGTAAACTGGACGAACTGCGCCACCAGCCCGGATTCGCCGATACCTTTCTGGTCAACGGACAGCCGCCCGCGGCGGGCAGCCGCTTTTTGCAACCGGCGCTGGCAAACACCCTGCGCCGGTTAACGGAGGAAGGGTTAGACAGTTTCTACCGCGGGCCGCTGGCGGAGCATCTGGCCCGCGGCATGGAAACGTGCGGCATGCCGATCGCCCTCGCCGATCTGCATCAGCATCGGGCCCGCCGCCCGCTTCCGCTCAGACTCGATCACCAGCACGGCGAGCTGTGGAACCTGGCGCCGCCGACCCAGGGGCTGGTCTCCCTGGCGATCCTCGGGATAACCGACCGTCTCGGGATGGCCGATGCGGACGATGCGCTGACCATCCACCGCATTGTTGAAGCCACCAAGCTGGCCTTTGGCCTGCGCGACGCCCACATCACCGACCCGCGTCATCTTGATGTCGATATCCAGAGCCTGCTTACCCCTGCGGCGCTGCAGCCGCTGGCAGAGAAAATAGACGATCAACGCGCGGCGCCCTGGGGAGCGGGCAAAGGACCGGGCGATACCGTATGGATGGGCGTTATCGATAAAAACGGTCTGGCCGTCTCCTTCATTCAGAGCCTTTACCATGAATTTGGCAGCGGCGTGGTCCTGCCGGACACCGGCCTGGTCTGGCAGAATCGCGGGGCCTCGTTCAGCCTGGATCCGGCGCATCTTCTGGCGTTGGCCCCCGGCAAACAGCCGTTTCATACCTTAAACCCCGCCGCGGCACGCCTGAAAGATGGCCGGGTCATGGTGTATGGCTCCATGGGGGGCGACGGACAGCCACAAACCCAGGCTGCCCTCTTCACCCGCTACGTCATGCAAAATGTGCCGCTGCAGGAGAGCATCTCCCGCCCGCGCTGGCTGCTGGGGCGCACCTGGGGGCAAACATCCGACTCCCTCAAGCTGGAGGGGCGCTTCAGCGCGGAGAGCATCGCCCGCCTGCGCCAGTTAGGGCATGAGGTTGACCTGCTGGCAGATTTTAGCGAAGCCATGGGCCATGCCGGGGCGATTGTCCGCCACCCCAACGGCCTTTTAGAGGGCGCCAGCGATCCACGCAGCAACGGCTCCGCAGCCGGATATTAGGAGTTCACCATGACGATACCACAAACCGAATGGGATGCTTACCTCGCCCAGATGGAACAGCTGCTGGCACTGGAGCTGGACGACACGCGCCGCGCCGAGCTCAGCGTGCAGTTTACCCGCATTGCGGCTATGGCTGAGCCGCTGCTGGCTTTTTCCCTCGACGACCGCGTCGACATCGCCGGAGTCTATAAAGCATGACGCTACCTGAAATGACGATCGAAGAGATACGGCGCGCGTTAACCTGCGGCGAGCTGAGCGCCGTGGAGATTGCCCGCCACACCCTGGATAATATCGCCCGCGTCAATCCGCATATCAACGCCTGGACCCACGTCAGCGAAAGGCGGATGCTGGCGGAGGCAGAGCATATTGATACCCTGCGCCGGGACAAGCGCCCCCTGCCCGCACTGGCGGCGGTTCCCTGTGCGGTAAAAAATCTGTTCGATGTCGCCGGGCATACCACCCTTGCCGGAGCAGAATTGTTCAGCAACCGATCCCCCGCCGTCGCCGACAGCTGGGCGGTGCGTCAGCTGCAAGGCGCGGGGGCGCTGCTGTCCGGCATGCTGAACATGGATGCCTACGCCTACGGCTTCACCACCGAAAACAGCCACTACGGGGCAACGCGCAATCCGCACGACCTTTCCCGGATCGCTGGCGGCTCTTCCGGCGGGTCGGCAGCTGCGGTGGCGGCCGGCCTGGTCCATTTCTCGCTGGGTAGCGATACCAACGGTTCGATACGCGTCCCGGCGTCGCTGTGCGGCATCTTTGGCCTGAAGCCGACCTTCGGTCGTTTGTCCCGCGCCGGCAGCCACCCGTTTGTCGCCAGCCTTGACCACATCGGCCCGTTTGCCCGCCGCGTCAGCGATCTCTCGACGGTATACGATGTGCTCCAGGGCCAGGATCATGCGGACAGTTTTCAGGCCGACAGGGCCAGCGAGCCCACGGCGAACAGGCTCAGCCGCGGGCTGGACGGCCTGCGCTGCGCCACGCTCGGCGGCTATTTCTCCACCTGGTGCGATAACGACGCCCGGGCGGCTGTCGCCCGCGTAGCCAGGGCACTGGACGTTCAGGAGGAGCTCATTTTCCCGGAAGCGGAGCTGGCCCGCTCCGCAGCATTTATCATCAGCGCCTCCGAGGGGGGAAATCAGTATCTTCCTGCGCTACGCCGCGAGCCGGAGCGTTTTGAGCCCAACTCCCGCGAGCGCCTGCTGGCGGGCGCGATGATCCCCGCCAGCTGGTATATCCAGGCCCAGCGTTTTCGCAACCATGCCCGGCAGGCGTTTAACGCCCTGTTCGCCCATGCTGAGGTGCTGATCGCCCCCGCGACCCCCTGCACCGCTACGCCTGTCGGGGCGCAGACCATGGAGATCAACGGCCAGTCCCTGCCGATCCGCGCCAGTATGGGAATGCTGACGCAGCCCATCTCCTTTATCGGTTTGCCGGTCACCACGGTTCCGCTGCGCACGGCGGGCGGGCAGCCGATTGGCCTGCAGTTAATTGCCGCGCCCTTTAACGAGCAGGCCTGCCTGCGCGTGGCCCGGGTCCTGGAAGAGATGGGTATCACCGATGCCAGCCCGGCGGAGGTGGCAGCATGATAACCGGAGAAGAGATTAATCGCCCGCAGGTGCTTGCCGAGGTGACGGCGGCGTTTTATCGCTACGAAGAGGCGCTGATCGGCAATGATATTGCCGTGCTGGATGCGCTTTTCTGGCACGACGAGCGCACGGTAAGGCTGGGGGCCGGGGAAAACCTCTACGGTATCGAAGAAATTCGCGCCTTTCGTGCCGCCCGCCCTGCCGCTGGCCTTCACCGCGAACTGCGTCATACCACCATCACCACCTTCGGCGAGGATTACGCGGTGTGCAGCACCGAGTTTACCCGTGAGGGCAGCGAGCGCACTGGCCGTCAGCAGCAGACATGGGTACGCTTTCCCGCGGGCTGGCGCATTGTCGCCGCCCAGGTGAGCCTGATGAGCTAAGGGTGTGGACATACCCTCTTCCCGGACGGGAGAGGGTAATCAGAGGGCTATTTCGTTTGAGACGCCCGGTACGGATGAAGGTCGCGCCAGCGATCGGCAATCTGCTGACGGGTACAAATCCATACGTTGTCATGCTGCTGCACATAATCAAGAAAGCGCTGTAGCGCCCGAAAGCGGCCCGGGCGTCCAAGCAGGCGGCAGTGCATCCCGATGGACATCATTTTCGGGGCAGATTCGCCCTCCTCATACAGCACATCAAAGCTGTCTTTCAGGTAAGTGTAAAACTGCTCGGCGGTATTAAAGCCCTGGGCGGTGGCAAAGCGCATGTCGTTCGCATCAAGCGTGTAAGGCACAATCAGGTGCGGTTTGCGCGTGCCGTCACTGCAGGCCACCTCGCTCCAGAAAGGCAAATCATCGCCATAATAATCGCTGTCGTAATCAAAGCCGCCGTGCTCCACCACCAGCTGGCGGGTATTCGGGCTGTCGCGGCCGGTGTACCAGCCCGTGGGGGGCTTGCCAAAAAGATCGGTGAAGACCTGCACCGCTTTATTCAGATGCTCCCGCTCCTGCTCAATGGGCATATTCTGGTAATGGATCCAGCGCCAGCCGTGGCTGACCACGTCATAGTTCGCCGCTTTGATCGCCTCCACCACATCCGGATGACGCGCCAGCGCCATTGCCACACCGAACACCGTGAGCGGCAATCCACGGCGGCTGAACTCCCGGTGGATGCGCCAGAAACCGGCGCGGCTGCCGTACTCGTATAAGGAATCCATCGACATATGACGGTCAGGGTAGCTGGCGGCGCCGATAATATCGGACAAAAACTGTTCTGAACCGGCATCGCCGTGCAGGACGTGGTTTTCGGCGCCTTCTTCATAATTAAGCACAAACTGCACGGCAATCCGCGCGTTGTTCGGCCACCGGGCGTGCGGCGGCTCGCCTGCGTAACCGCGCAGGTCGCGCGGGTAATCGTCTGCCAAAAATGCCATCTCCCACCTCTTCTCGTTAGAATGAATTTAACACCTGAAATTTGCCGCTTAACGTCTTGGCCTCCGGATAAGCCAAATCGCCCTGCTTGCTGGTGGACAGCCCGAGCGCCACCAGCGACTCCACCATCTTGACCGCCGCGCTGACGCCGTCGATCACCGGCACGCGCAGTTCACGGGTTAGCTCCTGCGCCAGCGTCGCCATTCCGCCACAGCCCAGCACTATCGCCCCGCAGCCATCCTCCTTCAGCGCCTGGATACAGCGGGCACGCACCTTCTCCTGGGCCAGCCCGCTGCGCTCCTCCAGCGCCAGCACCGGGAGATCGATGGCGTGCAGGGCCGCACAGTGGTGTTCAAAGCCGTACTGACGCAGAAGATGACGGGCGATAATCAGGGTTCTCGGCAGCGTGGTCACAATTGAGAAACGGGTCGCCACCAGGGTTGCCATGTGCATTGCCGCTTCGGCAATGCCTATCACCGGCCCCTGCGCCAGCTCGCGTGCCGCTAGCAGGCCGGGATCGCCAAAGCAGGCAATCACGTGGCCATCCACGCCCTGCTCCCGACCGGCTTTGATCTGCTCCAGCACGCCGACCGCGGCGATCGCTTCATCAAAATGGCCCTCAATGGAGGCCACCCCGTCAGCGGGGCATACCGCCAGTATCCCGGTGCCCGGCGCGGCCGCCGCTCTTGCGGCTGCGCCGATGGTTTCCGTCATGCCCGGACTGGTATTGGGATTGATCACTTGTATACAAACAGCGGCCATTATTGCTCCTTAAAACCGGCAAACAGCCGGGCGAAATCAGGCAGGGTAACGCCAGAGCGCTCGAAGCAGAGGCTGGCGGCGATATGTTCAAAGTGGTGCGTTAATGCCTCGCTGAGGGGCTCTAGCGCCTTGTCCCGCAGCAGTTGAATAAGCCGGTCGTGATCGTCGCAGCGGCAGCCCTGCCGCCATGGCGATCCCCAGGTCGCAATCACTAAGGAGGAGCGCTGGCTCAGATGGGTCACCATTTCCGTGAGCACCTGATTGCCGGAGATTGCCTGCAGCTGAATATGAAACCCGGCGGAGTAGCGGATCGCCGCCGGACCGTCGTAGCGTTCATGGGCCTGCTGCTCCTGACGGACGATCGTCTCCAGCCCGGCCAGGTGGGTTGGCTGGCAGCGGGCCAGCACATCGGGCAAGTTCGCCACCTCCAGCAGAGTACGGGTACGAAAGATCGCCTGCGCCTCTTCAACCGTCGGGCTGGCGACCTGTGCACCACGTTTGGGTGCCAGCGTGACCATTTGCACCGTTGCGAGTCGCTGAAGCACTTTTCTGATCCCCGTCCGGCTCACGCCAAATACCTCTGACAGCGCCTCTTCCGGCAGCCTGCTGCCCGGGGGGAGCTGATGCCCGACAATGGCCGTCATCAGCGCCTGGTAAATGGATTCGTCCTTGTCATGCAGCTCTGGCGCGGCCTGCAGACGATGTTGGTTGCTCATTCATTACCCCAGCTTTTACTTTTAGATAGCATCTTGTATACATACGATTAAATTATTGTATACAAAATGAACGATTTCTGGCCTGGATCCTGCAACGCCTCAGTAAGCCACTTAACACGGGTTTCACTTACAGGAGCAGATTTCATGCCAAACAGACAAAACACGCATCAGGTTAATGACGCCGATCCTCACGCGGGCTACAGCCCACGGCTCTGCAATGAAGATCTGGCCCCGACACGCGATCAAAACTGGAGCTGGTACAACATCTTTTCGTTCTGGATGTCAGATGTGCATAGCATGGGAGGCTACGTGGTGGCCGCGAGCTTCTTTACCCTCGGGCTGGCGAGCTGGCAGGTTCTGCTGTGTCTGCTGGTGGGAATTTGTATCGTCCAGCTGTGCGCTAACCTCGTGGCGAAGCCCAGCCAGATGGCGGGCGTTCCCTATGCGGTGATCTCCCGGCAGGCGTTTGGCGTCTTTGGCGCCAACATCCCGGCGGTGATCCGCGGGCTTATCGCCTTCGCGTGGTATGGCATCCAGACCTGGCTGGCGGCCAACGCATTGATGCTGGTGTTACTGAAGTTCTGGCCCTCGCTGTCGGCCCTTACCACGGCCAGCTTCCTGGGTCTGTCCCATCTGGGGTGGCTCTGCTTTGCTACCATGTGGCTGCTGCAGGCGATGGTGTTCTGGCACGGAATGAGCGCGATTAAGCGCTTTATTGATATAGCCGGACCGGCGGTCTATGTGGTGATGCTGGCGCTGGCGGGCTGGATTGTATACAAAACCGGGCTGGACGGGATCTCCTTTACCCTCGCCAGTAAATCCCTGACCACCGGCGAGCAAACCTGGCAGATGATCACGGCCATCGCGCTGGTCGTCTCTTACTTCTCCGGCCCGCTGCTCAACTTTGGCGACTTCTCGCGCTACGGCAAAAGCATGGGCGAGATCCGCCGCGGCAACCGCTGGGGCCTGCCGTTCAACTTCCTGCTGTTCTCTGTCGTTACGGTGGTCATTGTCTCCGGGACTCAGTCCCTGTTTGGCCGGATGATTACCGATCCGATTGAAACCGTCAGCCGCGTGGGCAACGACCTGGCCGTCGCCATCGGCCTGCTGACCATGATCACCGCCACCATCGGGATCAATATCGTGGCGAACTTTGTCTCCCCGGCGTTCGATTTCTCCAACTGTTCGCCACAGAAGATCAGCTTCCGCACCGGCGGGATGATCGCCGCCGTCGGCTCGGTCCTGCTGACGCCGTGGAACCTGTTTAACTCCCCGGAGCTTATCCACTACACCCTCGACGTGCTGGGGGCGTTTATCGGTCCGCTGTTCGGCATTCTGCTGGTGGATTTCTACGTGATTAAGCGCGGTCAGGTTTCGGTTAACGACCTGTTTGACGATACGCCAACAGGAAAGTACTGGTATCGCAACGGCTTTAACCCAAAAGCCATCGCCGCGCTGGTGCCTTCCGTCGCCATTGGCCTGGTCATCAGCTTTATTCCTGCCCTGCATGAAGTGGCTAACTTTAGCTGGTTTATCGGCGTCTTTGTGAGCGCGGCCGCCTATCGCTGGATTGCGCGGGAGGATCGCGCCGCAGCGCCTGCCCGTTTTGGCGCCCTTGCCCAGAAAGAGTAAGTCATCCCCGCCGCGGCCCCCGTCCGCGGCGCTTCCTCCTGCCAGAGAAACTGGCATCAATTTTGCTCGCTCTGTTTACCCTTTCGTTTAGCCATAAGGCAGAGACTGATGGACTACCATATCGCCCTTCGCGGCGCCTTTTTCGACATCGGTACGGTTGCCGATTGCCCTGACGATATCGCCCGTCACGCACGCTACATGGAGGACGGCTTACTTTTTATCCGGGACGGGCGCATTGAGGCGCTCCTCCCCTGGCTGGAGGGGGAGCAGTACCTGCAGCCGCTGAAAGGCTATCGCGATCTGAGCGGAAAACTCTTACTCCCCGGTTTTGTCGATGCGCACGTCCACTATCCGCAAACCGAAATGATTGGCGCGTTTGGCGAGCAGCTGCTGGAGTGGCTCACGACCTATACGTTTCCGGTGGAGAGCCAGTTTTCCAGTGCCGGTTACGCCACGGAGATCGCCCGGTTCTTTATCAGCCAGCTCCTGAGCCACGGCACCACCACCGCGCTGGTGTTTTGTACCCTGCATCCTGAATCGGTGGACGCCCTTTTCGGCGAAGCGCTGAAGCTGAATATGCGCCTGCTTGCCGGGAAAGTGATGATGGACCGCCATGCCCCGGACTATCTCAGCGAAAGCGCGGAGCAGAGCTACCGGCAAACCCGGGAGCTGATTCAACGCTGGCATCAGCGCGGGCGCCTTGGCTACGCCATTACCCCCCGCTTCGCCCCGACCTCCACGCCCGCGCTACTGGCTGCGGTGCAACAGCTGCGGGAGGAGTTCCCCGACACCTGGCTGCATACCCATCTGAGCGAAAACCTCAGCGAAGTCGCCTGGGTTAAAAGCCTGTGGCCGGAGCATGAACACTATCTTGATGTCTACCACCACTACCGGCTGACCGGCGAGCGCAGCGTTTTTGCCCACGGCATTCATCTGGCGGACGCAGAGTGGCAATGCCTGCACGATACCGGTTCCGCCGTGGCCTTTTGCCCCACCTCTAACCTGTTTCTCGGCAGCGGGCTGTTCCGCTTGCCCACCTGCTGGCAGAAAAAGGTGCGAATGGGTATCGGCAGCGACGTTGGCGCAGGCACCACTTTCAGCATGCTACGGACGCTGGGGGAGGCTTACAAGGTGGGCCAGTTGCAAAGCTATCGCCTGCGCGCCAGCGAAGCCTTCTACCATGCCACCCTCGGCGGGGCGCACGCCCTGCGTCTCGATGACAAGATTGGTAATTTTCAGCCGGGTAAAGAGGCCGATTTTGTGGTCATCGACCCGGCCGTCACGCCGTTGCAGCGCTTACGTAGCGGGCGCTGCAAGGATATCTACGAGCAGCTGTTCGTGTTGATGACCCTGGGTGATGAGCGCAATATCAGCGAGACCTGGGTGAACGGCAAATGCGTGTGGGGAGAAGCAGAAATACCGTAACGACGGGACCGGCGTCTGAAATGACGCCGGTAAAAGGCCGCCTTAACTTCCGCGATAGGTAGACCACCCGCCAGGGGCAATCAAAAACGGCAGATGGTAGCGATCGCCCGCCGTCTCCCGGATGGCAAAATCAATCTGCGCGCTCAGAAAGATCGTCTCCCGGCCGCTGGCGGCAAACCACTCGCCGGTGGCCGCCGTCAGACGGTAGTCTCCTGCCGCCAGTTGCCCGGCGCCAAACTCGCCGATTCGGCCATTCTCGTCCGTCACGCCTGCGGCTATCTGCTCGCCTTCCCGCTCCAGGGTCACCTTCACCCCCTGCGCCGGTCGGCCGGTAGAGATATCCAGAATATGGGTGCTTAACCTGCTCATTCGCCAATTGCTCCTTCCAGTCGTAATAGCGTAATTTCGCGCAGCTGCGCTAAGGCATCCTGCACCTCTGCACTGTCGCTGTTGCCTAACCGGCGCGACAGCGCCTGGAGAATATCCTCCCCGGTGCGCCCTTTAGCGCGGATCAGAAAGACCCGACCAAATCGCGCCTCGTAGCGGGCATTTCCCTCCCTGAGAGCCCGGGCCAGGGCGGCATCGCCAGCGTTAACGCTGGCCTGTTCCTGACGCGACAGTGCCGCGTGCTGCTGCTCACCCGCAGGCTTTTCACCGATGCGCGGATGGGCGCTCAGGGCCTGGTTCAGCTCAGCGTCTCCCCAGGCGGCCATCAGTTGCTGCGCGGCGTGCAGCATCGCCTCGCGGGTGCGCCAGGGCCGCCCCTCCGCCAGCGCCGTCGCCCAGCCAGGAACGGCAACGCAGGGCGCCAGCAGGGCAGCGGCCTCTGCGCCACTCAGGCGGTTAAAGTGATTCAGCGTGATCATCAGCGCTCCTTGTTACCGCCGCGGCGGTTGATGTCTCTTCCGGGATAATCAGATTGAGGATAATCGCCACCAGCCCACCACTGGTGGCGGCGGAACCGAACAGGTTCTCAACCACTGGCGGGAAATGGGCCAGAAATTCCGGCACGGCTTCGATACCCAGCCCAAAGCCAAATGCCAGACCGACAATCAGCATATCGCGGCGGGTGAGGGGTTTCTGGGTGACGATGCGGATCCCCGCCGCGACCACGCAACCAAACATTACCATCGTTGCACCGCCCAGTACCGGCGCCGGGATCTGACGAAGCAGCTCGCCAAAGGGGGGGAACAGTCCCAGTAAAATCAGGAGCACTCCGATATAGCGGCCAACGTAGCGGCTGGCAACCCCGGTCATCTGGATCACGCCGTTGTTCTGGGCAAAGGTGGTGTTAGGGAAGGCGCAGAGCATCGCCGCCACCATACAGCTGATGCCGTCCGCCAGAATGCCGCCCTTCAGGCGCGTACGAAAGGCGCGATCGTCGATGGACTGCTGCGAAATCAGGCTGTTGGCCGTCAGGTCGCCGACGGCTTCAAGTATGCAGACCAGCGATACCAGCGCAATGGGCAAAAAGATCGCGCCGTTAAACGCAAAGCCAAACGGGAACAGCTGCGGCAGGCGGAACCAGACGTCGCCCACGGGCTGAAGCTGGAAACTTCCGCTCAGGGCGGCCACCAGGCAGCCGACGGCAATGCCGATCACCACCGACGAAAGCCGCAGCCAGCGGTTTTTCATGCAACTGAGCAGGACGATGGTTCCCAGCGTCACGGCGCCGAGCGTGATATTGCCCATGCTGGCGAACTCTTTTGCATGCTCCCCACCACTCCAGTTGATGATGCTGACCTTAATCAGGCTCATGCCAATCAGGGCAATGACGCTGCCGGTAATAATCGGGGTAAAAACTCGCTTCAGGGGTTCAATAAAGCGGCTGACAACGCAGGGTACCAGGGCGGCAACGAAATTGACGCCAAACAGCATAGCCATAATATCCTGCGGCGTGCCTCCCTGCCCCTTTACCCACATGCCACCCGCAATCGCCACCCCGAGAAAAGCAAAGCTGGTGCCCTGCATACAGATCATGCCCGCACCAATTCCCCACAGGCGGTTAGATTGTAAAAAGGTACCGATACCCGATGCCAGCAGGGACATGCTGATTAACCAGGGCAGCCACTGCTCTAACCCTAGCGCGGCCCCGATAATCAGCGGCGGCGTGATAATTCCCACCAGCCCGGCAAGCACGTGCTGTAGCGCGCTGAAAATTGCCGGAACCGGCGGGATCTGCTGCTCAAGGCCGTACAGTAAGCCACCGTTCTTTTCCTCTGACATAGTCTTTCATCCCGTTAAGAATAAGCGTGCAGTGGCAAGTGCATAAAACAGGCCAGAGTTGCTCACTTTGTGATATCACCGGATTTACGCTTTTAATATCAGCTAATTACATCCTCCCCCGGAAAAAGCGCGTCAATGTGAACCGCGTCGGCGCCATGAAACATTAGATTCTTTATCGCCTTTATAGAAACGATTGATTCACAAAAGAGCAACATTCACCCCGTTACGCCCCGATTTTGTGCAACCTCTCT contains the following coding sequences:
- a CDS encoding GntR family transcriptional regulator, whose product is MSNQHRLQAAPELHDKDESIYQALMTAIVGHQLPPGSRLPEEALSEVFGVSRTGIRKVLQRLATVQMVTLAPKRGAQVASPTVEEAQAIFRTRTLLEVANLPDVLARCQPTHLAGLETIVRQEQQAHERYDGPAAIRYSAGFHIQLQAISGNQVLTEMVTHLSQRSSLVIATWGSPWRQGCRCDDHDRLIQLLRDKALEPLSEALTHHFEHIAASLCFERSGVTLPDFARLFAGFKEQ
- a CDS encoding NCS1 family nucleobase:cation symporter-1 translates to MPNRQNTHQVNDADPHAGYSPRLCNEDLAPTRDQNWSWYNIFSFWMSDVHSMGGYVVAASFFTLGLASWQVLLCLLVGICIVQLCANLVAKPSQMAGVPYAVISRQAFGVFGANIPAVIRGLIAFAWYGIQTWLAANALMLVLLKFWPSLSALTTASFLGLSHLGWLCFATMWLLQAMVFWHGMSAIKRFIDIAGPAVYVVMLALAGWIVYKTGLDGISFTLASKSLTTGEQTWQMITAIALVVSYFSGPLLNFGDFSRYGKSMGEIRRGNRWGLPFNFLLFSVVTVVIVSGTQSLFGRMITDPIETVSRVGNDLAVAIGLLTMITATIGINIVANFVSPAFDFSNCSPQKISFRTGGMIAAVGSVLLTPWNLFNSPELIHYTLDVLGAFIGPLFGILLVDFYVIKRGQVSVNDLFDDTPTGKYWYRNGFNPKAIAALVPSVAIGLVISFIPALHEVANFSWFIGVFVSAAAYRWIAREDRAAAPARFGALAQKE
- the guaD gene encoding guanine deaminase; this encodes MMDYHIALRGAFFDIGTVADCPDDIARHARYMEDGLLFIRDGRIEALLPWLEGEQYLQPLKGYRDLSGKLLLPGFVDAHVHYPQTEMIGAFGEQLLEWLTTYTFPVESQFSSAGYATEIARFFISQLLSHGTTTALVFCTLHPESVDALFGEALKLNMRLLAGKVMMDRHAPDYLSESAEQSYRQTRELIQRWHQRGRLGYAITPRFAPTSTPALLAAVQQLREEFPDTWLHTHLSENLSEVAWVKSLWPEHEHYLDVYHHYRLTGERSVFAHGIHLADAEWQCLHDTGSAVAFCPTSNLFLGSGLFRLPTCWQKKVRMGIGSDVGAGTTFSMLRTLGEAYKVGQLQSYRLRASEAFYHATLGGAHALRLDDKIGNFQPGKEADFVVIDPAVTPLQRLRSGRCKDIYEQLFVLMTLGDERNISETWVNGKCVWGEAEIP
- the uraH gene encoding hydroxyisourate hydrolase, whose product is MSRLSTHILDISTGRPAQGVKVTLEREGEQIAAGVTDENGRIGEFGAGQLAAGDYRLTAATGEWFAASGRETIFLSAQIDFAIRETAGDRYHLPFLIAPGGWSTYRGS
- the uraD gene encoding 2-oxo-4-hydroxy-4-carboxy-5-ureidoimidazoline decarboxylase; the protein is MITLNHFNRLSGAEAAALLAPCVAVPGWATALAEGRPWRTREAMLHAAQQLMAAWGDAELNQALSAHPRIGEKPAGEQQHAALSRQEQASVNAGDAALARALREGNARYEARFGRVFLIRAKGRTGEDILQALSRRLGNSDSAEVQDALAQLREITLLRLEGAIGE
- a CDS encoding nucleobase:cation symporter-2 family protein, which encodes MSEEKNGGLLYGLEQQIPPVPAIFSALQHVLAGLVGIITPPLIIGAALGLEQWLPWLISMSLLASGIGTFLQSNRLWGIGAGMICMQGTSFAFLGVAIAGGMWVKGQGGTPQDIMAMLFGVNFVAALVPCVVSRFIEPLKRVFTPIITGSVIALIGMSLIKVSIINWSGGEHAKEFASMGNITLGAVTLGTIVLLSCMKNRWLRLSSVVIGIAVGCLVAALSGSFQLQPVGDVWFRLPQLFPFGFAFNGAIFLPIALVSLVCILEAVGDLTANSLISQQSIDDRAFRTRLKGGILADGISCMVAAMLCAFPNTTFAQNNGVIQMTGVASRYVGRYIGVLLILLGLFPPFGELLRQIPAPVLGGATMVMFGCVVAAGIRIVTQKPLTRRDMLIVGLAFGFGLGIEAVPEFLAHFPPVVENLFGSAATSGGLVAIILNLIIPEETSTAAAVTRSADDHAESL